The Vibrio tapetis subsp. tapetis genome segment CGCCTCTAAAATTAAACCTTTAATATTACCTCTTACTTTATTGGGTGTGAGTACGTATGGTGGCTTTTTTAATGCTGGTTTAGGTATTATTGTATTGAGCTATTTGGCGTTGTGTGGCCACGTTAATATTAACATCATGAATGGAATAAAGTTGGTCGTTTCATCTGCTGTTTCTGTTATCGCTATCATTCTGTTTGTTCTAAATGGCTCCATCGCGTGGTTTGAAGGAAGCGTTGTATTAGTGGGGACATTGATTGGGGGCTATTATTCAGCTTTTGTTTCCATGAAGCTGCCTCAACAATATATCAGGTCGTTTGTGATTCTAATGAGTTGCGTCATTACCGGTTATTTCTTCTATGTAACGTATGCTTAATAATGTATTTCAACCTTATTTATTCGAATAGTTCGTAAGGAAAAGTTAATGATTTTAAACCACGTGTCTGTGGGCACTAAAAATATAATAACAGCAGTAAGATTCTACGATGCGGTTTTGGCAACGCTCTCTATTCAACGAGCCCACTATATTGAAGGTGTTACGGCAGCATACGGTGAACAGTTTGAATTTTGGGTCGGTAGCCCGAACGAAGGCCAAGCGTCCATGGGAAATGGTTCACATATCGCATTTAATGCTCTAAACAAAGAAGCCGTTGATCACTTTTATTCAGTTGCGATTGAACAAGGTGGCACGTGCGAAGGCAAGCCAGGTTTTCGCCCTGAATATGGTGAAACCTACTATGCTGCATTTGTTCGCGACTTAGATGGGAACAAAATTGAAGCGGTTGCAATGTGATTTAAATCCGTTTTGACAGCGAGTCAATGGGTTGTGTAACATGTGTTATTGTTCTAATTATCATGGTCTTGAAGGGGTTTGGCATGAACATCACCTGTGAAGCTGGGACAATAGATCACGTTATCGCGATTAACCATCAGATCCCTGAGTTTGACGATCGAACAACCTTTAACTATTTAGCATCAAGACTCACGAATACGTGCCACTTGATCTTGATCGCAAAAGTCGATGATGTCCCCGTCGCTTATAAAATTGGTTATGCACTGTCTGACAGCGAGTTTTACAGCTGGTTAGGTGGGGTTGTTCCTCGTTATAGAAAGCAGGGTATTGCGACCATATTGCGAGAGAATCAAGAATCGTGGGCTTTTAACTCCGGTTACTCGTCTATCAGCGTTAAGTCGATGAATCAATACCCGGCAATGCTTCAATTGCTTATATCGAGTGGTTATCAAATTAACGGTTATGAGGACAATGGCACAAAAGAAAATAGCAAGATCCAATTCATAAAAACGTTGTTACCTCAACGCTCTATATAATGACTCAGCAAGCGACCAATAAAGGAAAATATATGTTTACACTGGATGTAGATGGTGAATTAAAGCTAGCGCTTGTCCAGCCATCATTTGCTAAGAACTACTTGGAAATCGTCACGGCACAGCAGGAATACTTGTCAGAATGGTTAGTTTGGCCCCCTCATGGAAACTCAGAGGCTTTCTTTCTAGCCTTCATTCGTAAGTCTTTACTTGAATATTCGGAAGGGAAGGGAAGGGGATGGTTTGTGCCATGATCTACCATGATGAATTGGTTGGGAATATTAGTTTCAATTCAATCGATCATAATTTGAAAGTAGCAGAAATTGGTTATTGGCTGAGTGAGAAACAGCAAGGGAAGGGGATTATTACTCGTTCTGTATCGAAACTGATTAATATGGCTTTTTCAGATCTTGGTATGGACAAAGTACAGATTGCCGCTGGTGAAGGTAATGCCCCGAGCAGAGCGGTATGTGAACGTTTGGGAATGAAATTAGAAGGCATTATCACCAACAGAGAAAACCTTAATGGCCGAGTGATCAACCATGCGATTTATGGCCTTTCAAAAAGTGATGCGGTTACTTCTGGTTGATATAAAAACAACGGCAGACAACCGGGACACTCTGAGCTGAAGAACATCAATACTTGAGAGCTATCAACGCTTGAGGCCTAAGGCTAATTTGACTACAATGGCGCACTTTTTATTATCTATAGAGCATGAACATGACAGACACATCTAAACCAACACTACCGGATCACCTAGCAGGTAACCCTCGTAGCCCGCATCATGTCGCTGAATGTTTTGAGCATCAAATCGGTATCCGCCTAAATGGTAAAGAGCGCTCTGATGTTGAAGAATACTGTATCAGTGAAGGCTGGGTTAAAATCCCATCACCAAAAGCGTTAGATCGCCGTGGCCAGCCAATGTTGATCACCTTAAAAGGCACAGTGGAAGCGTACTACGTTTAATCGTATAGCCTTTTCGCTTTAGCGTATTCGTAATACGTGCGCTAAACCTTATATTCAGCACATAGAATTGTTTGGTTCTATGTGCTGATTTTTATTTGTCAGTTGAACGCTAAATAAACGAAGAGTTATTTGATTTAAAAGCGTCTGGCTTAACTGAACTCAATTCTATCTCGACCTTTATCTTTTGCTCGATACAATGCATTGTCGGCCCTGCTGATTAAACTTCCTGCATTGTCATTTTTAATCAGTTGAGCGACTCCGACACTTACCGTTAGCGGTATCATTTCACCTTCGAAATCAATGCCTTTTTCTTTGAGCTTGACCAGTAATCGGTTGAGTAATATTTCGACCCCGGCTTTGTTGGTATTAGGATAAATAGCGAGAAATTCTTCGCCGCCCCAGCGCCCATAGACGTCGTCTGCCCGGCAAAACTCAGAAACAAGTCGAGAGAAGTATTTAAGTGCAGCGTCTCCGGCATTGTGGCCAAAATTATCGTTAATGGCTTTGAAGTGATCAAAATCGAAAATCGCCACCACCAGATCTTTTTCGTATTGGAGTGAGAGGCTGACTTGTTTTTTTAGAATGCACTCCGTACAGCCTCGATTAGCAAGTTGAGTTAAAGCATCGGTATTCGCCACCACTTTTAGTTGATCATGAGCGTGTTTTAAGGCGCTAATATCATTGTTTCTTGCCAGTTCATGTCCAACCCATTCGGCAAACATTCTCACTAACTCAACATCTTGCCCAGTAAAAGAACGCGTAGATTCCGGGCTAGAGAAGTTGAGCGTGCCAAACCTCTTTCCATCAACAAAGATTGGAGCGCCTAAGTAGGCTTCTAACCCAAAATTACTAAAACACGGATGAGTGGCGATCCTGCTGTGTGAAACATGGTTAAAGCCTTGAACATCATTGGCTTGGTAAACGTGGCTACAGTAGGTTGCCCCAAGGTCAAACGTTAATCCACTGTCCAGTGCGTCATCAGGGTGGACGGCATATTGAATGACGTATTTTTGGTTATCAATCTTACTGAATATGCCGATAGGTAAACCGAAATGCTCACAGCCTAAATTCAAAATGGCTTTGACGCGTTGTTCAAAGTTCAAGTCTCGTGAGGATGTAATGGTGTGCAGTTTGTTAAGCGCGACTTCGGCGGCGACTCTATTGGAAACATCTTTGATGATGGCTACGAAGAATTGTGGTTTGCCGTCTTGATCCTTGATAGCGCCACCAGACAACTGACCCTTGAAAATGTGGCCATCTGAATTTTTGTAATCGACGGTGTCGGTTGATTCTGAATAATTTGTGTGGGCGTTAAAGCGGCGCAGTCCTTGTTTATCATAATCACTGTCGTGGGCATAAAGAACAATGGTGCTTTTTCCCACAACATCGTTGTTACTGTATCCAAACAAATCTCTTGCCGCTGGGTTCATATAAACGAATTGGCGCGCCAAATTTGAAACTATGATGGGCGTATCTATATGTTCAAATACCAGTTGCACGGTCGCTATATCTAGCCCGGTTGTGTCAGTAAAAGTCATGCCCATACTCAGCTAGCTCCTTGATTAACGCCATTTCTGACGGATACCCATTTAATAAGTATCTTTCAAAATGAGCAATTATCAACCTTATAAACGGAATTAGTCATCTTGGTTTTGTGAGCTATAGGGTAAATAATGGTTCCGAATGAATGTTTGCGCATCGTTTCCTTAGTTGTATTCAGTGTTTGAGTCATGCGACAATTAGGGAAGAAGGTTCTAACTTGGAAAGATGATGGCAAAGTTAACGCTACAAGAACAAATGCTTAAAGCTGGTTTAGTCAACGAGAAGAAGCTGAAAAAAGCAAAGAAAGGTGCTAAGAAGTCTCGAGTCCAAAAGCGAGAAGCCGTCGAGGCAGTAGAAGCGAATAAAGCGGCGCAGCTTGAGAAAGACAAAGCGCTGAATCAACAACGTAAAGATGAACAGCTGGCGAGAGAGTTCAAAGCTCAAGTGAAGCAACTTGTGCAAATGAATAAGCTTGAACTAAAAGAAGGCGATATTAAGTACAACTTTACCGATGGTACATTGGTTAAGTCGATGTACGTAGAGAGCTTAATTCATACTCAATTAGTCAAGGGCATTCTTGCTATTGCACGCTATGACGGCGGCTATGCGGTTATCCCAGGCGTTGTGGCAAAGAAAATTCTGATGCGAGACGAAGAGACGGTTATCGAAAACAGCACGGCTGAAGAGATTCCAGCAGAAGATGACCCATACGCAGATTTCGTCGTACCAGATGATCTCATGTGGTAGAAACGAATATTTAAACTCAATTCGTGATATTGCCTATTGAGTTGACCGAGCAAATAAAAACCGGCATTTCATTTGAAGTGCCGGTTTTGTTTTGTCTATTGCTAAGGTATTACGCTTGTTGAGCTTCTTGCTCTGGCGTTTTATCTTTGTTCTTTAACAGACGGCTCGTAATCGTACCTGCTGTCATCGCACCGGATACATTAAGCGCAGTTCGGGCCATATCAATCAATGGTTCAATCGAAATCAGAAGTGCGGCGATTGTTACTGGTAAGCCCATTGCTGGTAGGACAATAAGCGCTGCAAAGGTTGCGCCGCCACCCACTCCGGCAATACCGAATGAGCTGATTGTAATGATGGCAATCAAAGACAGAATAAAGTTGATGTCCATTGGGTCGATACCGACGGTTGGAGCGACCATTACAGCCAGCATAGCAGGGTAGATACCGGCACAACCGTTTTGGCCGATCGTCGCACCAAATGAAGCCGACAAGTTAGCAATTGCTGGTGGTACGTTAAGCTTGGTAATTTGAGCTTCTACGTTCAGTGGAATCGTTGCTGCTGAACTTCGAGACGTGAATGCAAAAGTCAGCACAGGCCAGATTTTTTGGAAATACTCTTTTGGGTTTACGCCAACGAACGAAACCAAAATACCGTGAACAACGAACATCAGAATGATTGCTACGTAAGAAGCTACGATGAAGCCAAGTAGGTTAAGAATGTCAGACGCGCTAGACGTCGCTACAACTTTAGCCATAAGAGCTGCGATGCCATATGGCGTGAGGGCCATGATCATCTTCACTAGGCGCATTACAATAGATTGCGCAGCTTCAACAAAGGTACGAATTGGCGCTTCAAGCTCTTGCTTTTCAATCATCACCTTACGAGCTGCAATACCCGTCAAGATACCGAAAATCACAACAGCAATAATCGACGTAGAGCGTGAGCCGGTTAAATCAGCAAACGGATTGGTTGGAATGAAGCTCACTAGCATTTGTGGGATCGTTAAGTCGGCGACACTACCAATGCGGTTTTCCAGCGTAGCGATGCGAGCCGTTTCACGAGCGCCTTCGGTTAATCCTTCTGCTGTTAGACCAAATACTTGAGTGACCGCAATACCAACCACGGCAGAAATCATCGTGGTGACGAGCAAAACAGAGATGGTTAATCCGCTGATCTTCCCGAGTGAACCAGAATTTTCCAGTTTAACCACGGCGGCAATCATAGAAACCAAAACCAATGGCATGATGATCATTTTAAGCAAGCCAACATAGCCACGGCCGACAACATTCACCCATTCTAGGCTAGCGGCAATGGCGTTATGGCCTTCACCGTAGATAAGTTGTAATCCGAGGCCAAAAGCACTACCGAGAACTAAACCAAAAAGTACTTGGCGTGAAAGAGTTGAGCCTTTTTTCTGCTGCAAACTGAGAAAGAAAAGAAGGGCAGCAAAAACAGCGAGATTCGCAATAACAGCCACTGACATAAACGTAATCCTTAAATTTGGTGGTAGATTTTATAAATACCTACTCGGTAAGTCATATAAAGAATGAAATTCTATGGCGGTAGATTACTGGTAGTGGTTTAGATCACAAAGTCGCGATCGTGATTAGATATAATCTTTGGTTATACAATTGATTGTATTATCACCAGGTTCGTATGTTATTCGTACTTATTATCGGTATTTGTTTAATAATGCCCACATTTTTTTACTGTCGAGTACTTGGGTTGTTCCGCCAAAGTCGCTGTCGGTTTGAAGTAGGCTATACAGCATTGCTGTTGCAACGTCGTCTCCAGAGATAGGGCGAAAGTTGGTAAATGGGCCGATTAATAACGGGCGAGCAAGCGAAAGCAGTTTTTCACTGATGATTTCACCCCTGCGAGGTTTGGTTCTTTCTCCAGACAGTGGCCCTGGCCTTACAATCACAAGGCGTTCAAACCCTAAGCCTCTTAGTGCTTGTTCCATTTTCCCTTTGCAGCGTAAATAGTGAGAGGGTGAATGAGGATGTGCACCGACACTCGAAACAACCGCCAACCTTTTTGTTCCAACAAGTTTCATGGCATGGGCTACTTGGCAAACGAGATCATAATCTATATGGCTCAGTGCTTGTTTGCTGCCCGCATCTTTGAGAGTCGTGCCAAGGCAGATAAGCCCTAATTCTGGTGGTTCAGTATTATCATCCCACTGAGTGAGGGACAAAGTACTGTTCTGATGTTCGACTAATTTTGTATCAGTCATGTTGAGTGAGCGGCGAACGAGCGCGTGAATAGAGGTGACGTTGTTATCCGACAGCAATTGAACCAGCGCACTGTGCCCAATAAGGCCACTGGCGCCAGCAATCATGACGGAAATATTTTGGTTAATGTTATGCATCTCGTGACCACAAAGGAAGATAGTCTTGAGATTATATAGGATAAATTACCAGCAAAATGCTCACGAGTGCACAGCCTTATTACGTTATGCGGTTAAGTATGCAGTTTGAACTCTCCTAATTGGCTCTGCACTTTATCGACTTCTTGCTGATAGCTGATAACCGTGTTCGTCATCTCAGATGCTAGGCTGCCCGTTCTATCCGAAATTTCATTAAGGTTATCGATATCTTGGTCAACCGCTTCACTGGCTTTTGATTGTTCGGTAGTGGCGTTTGCGATGCTATTAATATGTTCACCCACGGCTTCGATAACATGTTCAAGCTGCGAAACGCTGTCTTTTACCGAATTAACCGAAGTGAAGGTATGCTGGCTTGCATCATTACTCTTACGCATGTTTTCAACGGCACGTGCGGTGTTGGTCGAAATTTTGTCCAGTAAGGCGCTGATGTCCTCGGTGGCCTCTTTACTTCTTTGAGCCAAATCACGAACTTCAGAAGACACAACGGCAAATCCGCGCCCGTGTTCACCTGCTCGTGCTGATTCGATTGCAGCGTTCAAGGCTAGCAAGTTGGTCTGCTCTGAAATACTGCCAATGGTCGAGACGATGCTGCTAACGCTTTGGGCGTCTTTTTCTAACTCTTCCATGCATTGCT includes the following:
- a CDS encoding VOC family protein; this translates as MILNHVSVGTKNIITAVRFYDAVLATLSIQRAHYIEGVTAAYGEQFEFWVGSPNEGQASMGNGSHIAFNALNKEAVDHFYSVAIEQGGTCEGKPGFRPEYGETYYAAFVRDLDGNKIEAVAM
- a CDS encoding DUF3297 family protein — protein: MTDTSKPTLPDHLAGNPRSPHHVAECFEHQIGIRLNGKERSDVEEYCISEGWVKIPSPKALDRRGQPMLITLKGTVEAYYV
- a CDS encoding L-cystine transporter; translated protein: MSVAVIANLAVFAALLFFLSLQQKKGSTLSRQVLFGLVLGSAFGLGLQLIYGEGHNAIAASLEWVNVVGRGYVGLLKMIIMPLVLVSMIAAVVKLENSGSLGKISGLTISVLLVTTMISAVVGIAVTQVFGLTAEGLTEGARETARIATLENRIGSVADLTIPQMLVSFIPTNPFADLTGSRSTSIIAVVIFGILTGIAARKVMIEKQELEAPIRTFVEAAQSIVMRLVKMIMALTPYGIAALMAKVVATSSASDILNLLGFIVASYVAIILMFVVHGILVSFVGVNPKEYFQKIWPVLTFAFTSRSSAATIPLNVEAQITKLNVPPAIANLSASFGATIGQNGCAGIYPAMLAVMVAPTVGIDPMDINFILSLIAIITISSFGIAGVGGGATFAALIVLPAMGLPVTIAALLISIEPLIDMARTALNVSGAMTAGTITSRLLKNKDKTPEQEAQQA
- a CDS encoding GNAT family N-acetyltransferase; this translates as MNITCEAGTIDHVIAINHQIPEFDDRTTFNYLASRLTNTCHLILIAKVDDVPVAYKIGYALSDSEFYSWLGGVVPRYRKQGIATILRENQESWAFNSGYSSISVKSMNQYPAMLQLLISSGYQINGYEDNGTKENSKIQFIKTLLPQRSI
- a CDS encoding diguanylate cyclase, yielding MGMTFTDTTGLDIATVQLVFEHIDTPIIVSNLARQFVYMNPAARDLFGYSNNDVVGKSTIVLYAHDSDYDKQGLRRFNAHTNYSESTDTVDYKNSDGHIFKGQLSGGAIKDQDGKPQFFVAIIKDVSNRVAAEVALNKLHTITSSRDLNFEQRVKAILNLGCEHFGLPIGIFSKIDNQKYVIQYAVHPDDALDSGLTFDLGATYCSHVYQANDVQGFNHVSHSRIATHPCFSNFGLEAYLGAPIFVDGKRFGTLNFSSPESTRSFTGQDVELVRMFAEWVGHELARNNDISALKHAHDQLKVVANTDALTQLANRGCTECILKKQVSLSLQYEKDLVVAIFDFDHFKAINDNFGHNAGDAALKYFSRLVSEFCRADDVYGRWGGEEFLAIYPNTNKAGVEILLNRLLVKLKEKGIDFEGEMIPLTVSVGVAQLIKNDNAGSLISRADNALYRAKDKGRDRIEFS
- a CDS encoding NAD(P)H-binding protein, giving the protein MHNINQNISVMIAGASGLIGHSALVQLLSDNNVTSIHALVRRSLNMTDTKLVEHQNSTLSLTQWDDNTEPPELGLICLGTTLKDAGSKQALSHIDYDLVCQVAHAMKLVGTKRLAVVSSVGAHPHSPSHYLRCKGKMEQALRGLGFERLVIVRPGPLSGERTKPRRGEIISEKLLSLARPLLIGPFTNFRPISGDDVATAMLYSLLQTDSDFGGTTQVLDSKKMWALLNKYR
- a CDS encoding DUF2058 domain-containing protein; the encoded protein is MAKLTLQEQMLKAGLVNEKKLKKAKKGAKKSRVQKREAVEAVEANKAAQLEKDKALNQQRKDEQLAREFKAQVKQLVQMNKLELKEGDIKYNFTDGTLVKSMYVESLIHTQLVKGILAIARYDGGYAVIPGVVAKKILMRDEETVIENSTAEEIPAEDDPYADFVVPDDLMW